The following proteins are encoded in a genomic region of Magnolia sinica isolate HGM2019 chromosome 1, MsV1, whole genome shotgun sequence:
- the LOC131255746 gene encoding uncharacterized protein LOC131255746 — translation MVEDVVEAVEDVAEVVEHVADKVGDNLPDNTPLKCVALWVENAAKEVGDDAEQAKDFIDKVEDLTEEVEKKVDQPIDSFRGDEGEAVQKETNAVGLKEEVGQPLIEQEELIMKEEAPVKEELIIKEEAPAKEELIIKEEGPVKEEASTR, via the exons ATGGTGGAAGATGTAGTCGAGGCTGTGGAGGATGTCGCCGAGGTGGTGGAACATGTCGCGGATAAGGTGGGAGATAATCTTCCCGACAATACGCCACTGAAGTGTGTGGCTTTGTGGGTTGAGAACGCTGCCAAAGAAGTGGGGGATGATGCTGAACAGGCCAAAGACTTCATTGACAAG GTGGAGGACTTGACGGAAGAAGTAGAGAAAAAGGTGGACCAGCCCATAGATTCCTTCAGAGGTGATGAAGGTGAGGCCGTCCAAAAGGAAACAAATGCCGTTGGATTGAAGGAAGAGGTGGGTCAGCCCCTCATTGAACAAGAGGAGCTGATCATGAAAGAGGAAGCACCTGTTAAAGAAGAGCTGATAATCAAAGAGGAAGCACCTGCTAAAGAAGAGCTGATAATCAAAGAGGAAGGACCTGTTAAAGAAGAAGCGAGCACACGTTAG